Below is a genomic region from Primulina eburnea isolate SZY01 chromosome 9, ASM2296580v1, whole genome shotgun sequence.
agttttatttatttgtcCAATTTATTGTTAATCTCTGAGCTTTTGAGTGAGGTAATTTGATGGTCCTTTAATTAAAGTGCGTTTAACACAGAAGGATTAATATTAAAGGACCTTTCACATGTCATTTCTTTTAGACAaactttttcttttgtattgTTTTAAAACCATTTCTTTGTTGCATTTTCCTGAGAATTTTGATTTGTTATGTTAAACAAATTTTATCATCTAAACTTTGCATCTATTTCTAACGTCAAATTATTCTCACAGAAATGATAATTTCTACAGCTCATCTGTAAGAAGCGAAAGTCCTTCGGTCCAAACAAAAAAATAGTTTCTGTAATTTAGTCTAATCTTAAGTTGTACTATCTCGTACTGAATTGAAACAACTTGCACGATATCTAAGAGCAAAAACCAGTGGGAAGTTCTATGCTCATTCATTCTATTTGTGATGGCCTCTTTTAAGCCTCACCAATCTACTTCCAGAACTTGAACATAGTTTTGGTGTGTACTGCATAAAGAAAGGTGGATGAAATGACAAGATTTATATATGCCGTTTCTGATGAAAATATCACACATTTAAACTCGATTTTAACCTAACTACAAACCATAACTACTCAATGTTGTACATCTTTTGTTATCAAGTCTCTTCATTGTTTTAATATGTTGTTGCAGGGCGAATTCGCCTGATAAAGGGAGGGCAAAGCACGAGTAACATCAATATTGATGAGCTGCGTAAGTTATATTCTGCAATTATTCGCAAGTGATAGTCCTTTGTCGGGGATGATACTAAATCATGGCTTTCGGAAAATACATTGTTTGATTTCCCACTAAGAAGTTTAGCTAATtctttatatatgtatattcttTTAACATGCAGGGGAAGGATTACTATGATGACTAAATATACAACTTCGTGTGAAGGTGATCGTCAGAATGATCTTTACCATCTCGAGGAATTATGTTGATTTTATACTTCTAGCTACTTGTTATCCAGTCAAGAGTCGAGAAAAATGTGTTTTCTTAGAACTAGTATTTAAGGAGAAAAAACTCGCTACGTTATGAGGGGAAAGTCGGACCAATACCTGTATTCAGAAAACGACCAGTTGTAGCATTCATACTTTGTTTTATGGACTAATCTAAAATATTCATCTCACTTGATATTAGATAGATGTATCATTTGATCCAATCCTGATTCCATGGATCAACCATCCAATCTTATATGTTTTTATTCTATAAACCAGCAAAATGTTATTTTAGGTATTGAGTTGTGAAACCAAAAAGAAAAATAACTGAATCGAGAAATCTAAAAAATTATCTCACTGTTACTGTGATCTAGTGTCATTGAATAAGTTCGAGATtctagatttgattttatttttttcaatatatttattatgttcATACCAATCAAAGTACATTAATAATTTGCGGAAGATCCCAGGATTAATTTGGTTGAAGAGAGTGACATGCAGATAGATGCTAGCCAATTTCATGGAAACAAAAACAACTTCCTTGAACTATCCCAACAAGCACAACCAAATAATTTCCAAGAACTTGCTATAAAAGTATACATTTAGGCCAAGTATTTTTTAAGTTGATTTTTCCAGAATTCTTTTTGACAAACTACCTCAAATGACTGGAACATCGAAATTCATGTataatttctttaaaaattgaatttttggTCGATTCAACATGCCCAAACCCAAATTTCCAACCAACCTCTATTTCCAGGAAATATCCAAGCGACATTGAAAGGGAGTGTGGGGAAGatagaatcctgcttgaaaacAACACCAAACAAACTGATATATTCGTTTTTGGCTTCGTCACACGCAATGAAATTATATGTCTCTTGTATATAATTTGAACACTAAAGACCAGTCGTTTTTCTGTGTCGTCTATGTGGTagatgtaatattttttaaaaaaagaaaagtttttttttcctttcagaAGAATATTTGGTATAGGCATGCATGCATGCCTTTAGTTGAAAAGGAAGTTTTGAAATCCCCTCATCATGTAATGATGAATGTTATATAAAAGGCATGCAACAAACCAGTCAATCTTTCTTTTACTTTAAATATCTCTATTATGTGATAAAATTCTCGTATTTATTATGCCATTGAATATTTTGATGGTGAGTATGACCCATAACtccaaatatatattatatataaaaatggtttttaaaatatataatttggaaAACGATGGAGTTAAGTTGTCTGACATGCTTTCCTCAAAGTGGATTTGTCCTTTCTACTTGGTGCTCTCGGTAAGAAATAATCTGTCCTACACACCCACACGGTTTTTGTGGGTTTGTGGGGTTTTATGGTTGACAACTAATTATATGGTCACCCTTTTTTAATAAGGACGAAGCTTCTGTGTTGTTTCTCCCACCAGTTTCTTTATTTAAAAGTAGTTGGTATGCAATTTCTTTAGCCATTCCAAATAGTTGCCTCCACTTCCGCTCTTTGATGAACGCTAAACGGCTACTCGGGGAGGGGAGTGGGGGAATTTCCGAAGCTGGTGAGGATAAACGCCGGCGACTAAGTTCCAAGTTGGTGGACTTGTAGTTGTACTTGTTCAATTTTCTTGTTTACCGATTGGCTaccttagatttttttttttttacgtttTTTCCTCAATTGGATTTGTGCAGTATTTCCAGGGGGGTGACTGCTGGACGGCTGCTGCAAGAATATGTACCCAGATTGGAACCCCTCCTGCGGACATGGGTATTAATTATTGTGGTTTTCTTAAGTCATACGAGTGACGCATCTTTGTATTCTTGATTCGTTTGCCCACCCTTGCACGCGGGGAGGCTCTGATCAAATGTTAAAAATCGTATCTTTGTTTCCCTGTTGTCTTTCTGCCTGATAGGTGCGTGAGGCGGTGGAAAGTTCGTTTAAAAAACTGAGGTTAGTTAGTATATTACTAGATTATGCTGTCACCTTTGGAATCACTTGCGTTTTCATCTCCAAGTGTATTGTTGCTATGTATCTGGTTTCATGGGATAACAGAGTCTTACTTGGTCTTTTTGATTGGCCTGCAGTATTGCTTCAGAATTGCAGTTTTGGTTTCTATGTACCTTGTTTTTTTATGACACTCTAAACATGTATCCTTGAACTTTACTTTCAGTTCCTGTCCAGACCAAATCGAACGATCCTCCGTATCCAAGACTTGGCAGCTGCGGTTTCTGGGTAATATCCCCAGTACCATTTTCACAGGGAGTAGGATTTTATCTGATGATAAAATCCCTGTAAAAGTGGTCTTGTGTGATCCCACTTCCCAGAGAGTAATAACTTCCGGTTCCATGTCTTCAAGCAAAGTGGATCTCGTAGTTCTGGATGGTGGATTTAATCCAGATGATCACGATGATTGGATGGGACGACAGTTTGATCGCAAAATCGTGCAGAACAGAGAAGGGAAAAGGCCGTTGGTAACTGGAGAGTTGATAGTTCAATTGTGTGAGGGTGTAGGACATATCGGTGATGTTAGCTTCACAGACAATTCAAGCTGGGTAAGAAgtgggaaattcagatttggtGCAGTACTCCATGCCAGGTCTGATCAAATTAGTGTTAGGGAAGGAATTAGCAACGCCTTCAAGGTTAAAGATCATCGTGGAGAATGTAGGTGTCATTTCTGAACCTCTTTCTCTTTCAATGGCCATATATAGATGTCTTATGGAAGTTCATTCATTTTCTGCTAAGATTAACTTGTAGAAAACGACGTGCTGATATATCATTTGTTCTGTAGCATATCAGAAACTTTACCCTCCATCCTTAGATGATGAAGTTTGGCGATTGGAGAAGATTGCTAAGGATGGGCCATCCCATAAAAAATTGATGGAGTGCGAGATACACTCTGTCAAAGATTTCTTGAGACTGTACTTCAAAGACCAGCTATATTTACGTCATGTAAGATACACTTGCACGAAGTTTACATACTAACTTCTTGTCCTGAAAATATGTTAATTTTGCCAATACTACTCGCTCGATGTGCAGTTGCTGCCTAACATCTCGAATAAGATGTGGAAAACAATCGTTGAACATGCTTTAACCTGTCCAGTCGATAACAAGCTATACTTGTACAGTAATGCGCAAGGGACCAGTCTAGTGTTCAACTCTGTCCACAAGGTTGTAGGAGCAACTTTTGATGGACAGAACTACCATTCTTTGGATAAACTCGACGTATATCATGGGGTTGGTTTCTTGCTTTTGGAACTTCTTATTTTAACTTGAGCATAGAACTGGCTAATTTGACTTTGAAATTGTGTCACATGGAGTAGAAATATGAGACAGATTTAGTTTCCCTTCTGTGTTGCCAGGGGGTGGTGGAACGTCTGAAGCAGCAAGCATATAACAACTTGAAGGACTGGGTTTTGGTAGCAGACCCGTCGATTATTGGCTGCCCTATCCGGATGTTATTGTCTAGTGCTGGAGAAAGTTCATTCAACAAGCCAAGCTTGGATCACGCTAACTTGGAAGATGAACATGGTAATGAACTAATAAGTATGGCCCTTCTCCTACGTGCTAATTTCCATTTACTTTTTGGTCCCAATCATTTTTCAGTTTTATACGTTcggcttgaaatttttccatCAGTACGTGGTTCAATGGTTAATGAACATGACGATTTACTGCATCTTATTGATGGCAACTGTATAAATTCAAGATCATATAAAAACTCTTGTTCTTTTTGACATTTTGGGAAGCCCCCTTTGTGATTTTTCTAATACTGCCAATATCTCTCTTGGACTCGGAAGAAACTGAAATAGCATTTGTCACAGATTATCTGGAAGCGCAGATGAATGTCAATCATCCAACTATTTCATTTTCACAACGTTACAAAGGCGAAGAACAATATAATAGCTCCTTGGAAATGTGCATGGCATCTAGTTCGGATCAAAACCAAGGGACGTTCAATTTAACATTGGGAAACAGTTTCGAGGTTGATGATTCCCCTGCTGAATTCTTTGTGGAAAATGATCATATGTGGGCTTCTGAAGATAACTATGCCGGATCACAACTGTTACATCAAGATCTACCGGTGGATGGTAAACCTTCAGCATGGCAAGGGCGTGGACTGTTTCTCGGGTCCAACAATCAAAACATATGCACAATATATTCTAGTTCTGGAATTCATAGGCCCAAGACTAGGTGGTGCAAGGTTCTGGCAGTGATCAAGTGGTGGATACTAGTTAGGCGTAACATAGCTGCTAGAAAACTGGAAAGCTTCTACAACTTGATGTAAACATCAACTCATCTGCAAGAACACGAGGTCGGCTTTTAAAGCCTCGTTGTAAATTAGGCAAGATTTTGTAACAAACACAATGTGTATTATAGGCGTCTCAATCTGGTCATGGTCCCTTTGTGTAAAATGCAACAAAGGGTGTCTGTTTTCCTTTTTATAGTGTCGTCTTCGAGTACAAGATCGAGCGGTCAGTGAAGAACCACCTGCCTAAGAAAATGGCCCATGGAATTGGCTCTCGTCTTTCCTTGGTTAAGCTTCCTACTGCTTTGTTTTGTTTCTTCATTTGTTATATTTGGATGTTTTTGAAtttgtattatatatttttgtcaTTTCAAACCTTTATAATTTGAACTTGAAGTCGTTTGAGATCtaaatttcaaattcgaataaatcataaatatcatACA
It encodes:
- the LOC140842052 gene encoding calmodulin-binding protein 60 B-like isoform X1, which translates into the protein MNAKRLLGEGSGGISEAGEDKRRRLSSNISRGVTAGRLLQEYVPRLEPLLRTWVREAVESSFKKLSSCPDQIERSSVSKTWQLRFLGNIPSTIFTGSRILSDDKIPVKVVLCDPTSQRVITSGSMSSSKVDLVVLDGGFNPDDHDDWMGRQFDRKIVQNREGKRPLVTGELIVQLCEGVGHIGDVSFTDNSSWVRSGKFRFGAVLHARSDQISVREGISNAFKVKDHRGESYQKLYPPSLDDEVWRLEKIAKDGPSHKKLMECEIHSVKDFLRLYFKDQLYLRHLLPNISNKMWKTIVEHALTCPVDNKLYLYSNAQGTSLVFNSVHKVVGATFDGQNYHSLDKLDVYHGGVVERLKQQAYNNLKDWVLVADPSIIGCPIRMLLSSAGESSFNKPSLDHANLEDEHDYLEAQMNVNHPTISFSQRYKGEEQYNSSLEMCMASSSDQNQGTFNLTLGNSFEVDDSPAEFFVENDHMWASEDNYAGSQLLHQDLPVDGKPSAWQGRGLFLGSNNQNICTIYSSSGIHRPKTRWCKVLAVIKWWILVRRNIAARKLESFYNLM
- the LOC140842052 gene encoding calmodulin-binding protein 60 B-like isoform X2, whose translation is MYPDWNPSCGHGSCPDQIERSSVSKTWQLRFLGNIPSTIFTGSRILSDDKIPVKVVLCDPTSQRVITSGSMSSSKVDLVVLDGGFNPDDHDDWMGRQFDRKIVQNREGKRPLVTGELIVQLCEGVGHIGDVSFTDNSSWVRSGKFRFGAVLHARSDQISVREGISNAFKVKDHRGESYQKLYPPSLDDEVWRLEKIAKDGPSHKKLMECEIHSVKDFLRLYFKDQLYLRHLLPNISNKMWKTIVEHALTCPVDNKLYLYSNAQGTSLVFNSVHKVVGATFDGQNYHSLDKLDVYHGGVVERLKQQAYNNLKDWVLVADPSIIGCPIRMLLSSAGESSFNKPSLDHANLEDEHDYLEAQMNVNHPTISFSQRYKGEEQYNSSLEMCMASSSDQNQGTFNLTLGNSFEVDDSPAEFFVENDHMWASEDNYAGSQLLHQDLPVDGKPSAWQGRGLFLGSNNQNICTIYSSSGIHRPKTRWCKVLAVIKWWILVRRNIAARKLESFYNLM